In Solidesulfovibrio carbinoliphilus subsp. oakridgensis, the sequence GACCGTGTGACTGAAACGAATGGGTTGCGTCTTTTCGCTGTAAAGCATTTTCGGAAAGATGACCCACCCCACCACGAGAGCGCCGACGAAGCCGATCAGGGCAAAAAGCACCATCCCGCCAACGCCGCCGGCCGCATTCGATCTGTTCTCCTCCATACTTCCCCTGCCCATTGTGCCGTTGCTGGTTTTCGCCGCGCGCAAAGACACGCGACGCCCGCCGCCCCTCGGAGGCGCGATCGGAAAAAAAGAAACGTGAGCGAGATACGGCCGACCCGGAGGATGTCCCCGTCCCCCGGACATGGAAGCCGCACCGCGCTTTTTACCCGGGGCGCAACTTCCGTGTCAAGGTTTAATGAAAAAATTCACGAATCCCCGGCCTCTCGCGACGCCTCGCGTCACGATCCGGCCTTCCCTCCCACCTTGCGGCCGTAGACGTCGTCGAACCGCACGATGTCATCCTCTTCCAGGTACGGCCCGGACTGGATCTCGATGATCTCGACCGGCAGCTTGCCCGGGTTCGACAGCCGGTGGAGCGTGCCCTTGGGGATGTCGATGGACTGGTTTTCGGTCAAGAGGCGCTCCTCCTCCCCGAGCTGGACCAGGGCCGTACCCGAAACCACCACCCAGTGCTCGGTGCGGTGGTGGTGCATCTGGAGCGACAGCCGGCCGGCCGGCGGCACTTCGATGCGCTTGATCTTGTAGCCCGGCCCGCCCTCGAGGACCGTGTAGCTGCCCCAGGGCCGGCGGACCGTGACGTGGGCCTCAATGAGCTTGCTGCCCTGGGATTTGAGGGCCCCGACCACGTCTTTCACCCGCTGGGCCTCGGTCACCGGGCACACGAGGGTCGCGTCCCTGGTCTGGATGACGATCATGTCCTTGACCCCGGCCACGGCCAGGGAGCTGCCCTCGGAAATGAAAAGGGAGCCTTCGCAGTCCAGGGCCAGCACCTCGCCCTGGATCACGCACTCGGCCCCGTCCTTTTTGCCCAGGCGGTACAGCGCCTCCCAGCTGCCGAGGTCGTCCCAGTCGAACGGGGCCTCGACCATGGCGATGCGGTCGAGCTTTTCGACCACGCCGTAGTCCACGGACACGTCGGGCAAGGCGCAGTAGCCTTCGGCCAGGGGACGCTCGTGGCGCGCCGTCCACCAGGCGAAGATTGCCGGCGCATGGGCGGCCACGGCCGCAAGGAACACATCGGCCCGGAAGACGAACATACCGCTGTTCCAGTAATGTTCGCCGCCGGCCAGCAGCTTTCGGGCGGTCGCCAGGTCGGGCTTTTCCGTGAATCCGGCCACGGCATAGGCGCCCGCTTCCAGGGGCTGTCCCCGGTGGATGTAGCCGTAGCCGGTCTCGGGCGACCGGGGCGGGATGCCGAAGGTGACGAACCAGCCGTCCCGGGCCAGCCCCACCGCCTGGTCCATGGCCGCGTGCCAGGAGTCCCGGTCGTCGATGCGGTGGTCGGCCGGAAAAACGCCGACCACGGCCTCGGGGTCGGCATCCACGATGGGTTCGAGGCCAAGGAGGATGGCCGGCAGGGTGTTTCTGGCCAGCGGTTCGGCCAGGACCCGGGCCGCGCCCTCGGGCAGCACGGTCGTGAGCTGGGAGCGGACTTCGAAGGCATGCTCCTCGTTGGTGACCACGAACACGTTGTCCGGATCGAAGGCCTCGACCACGCGCAGGGCCGTGGCCTGCAAAAGCGTCTCCCCGCCGCCCAGGGCCAAGAGCTGCTTGGGCAAAAGCGTGCGGGACAGCGGCCAGAGCCTGGTGCCCGAACCGCCGGCCAGGATCAGGGCGTACCGGGAGCCGGAAGCGGAAGTATCGGTTGCGGTCATGGAACCTCCTTGATCCGCGGGGCATTACGGAACATAGACGAACGGGGACCCGCCTGCGGCCAGGGTCGGCTGGCGGGCGTCCTTGTCCGAAAGGACCGGCACGTCCACAGGCCACGCGACGCCGATGTCCGGGTCGTTCCAGGCGATGCCCGCGTCGTCGGCCGGGGAATACGGCGCATCGACCTTGTACATGAATTCGGCGTTTTCCGTCAGGGTCACGTAGCCGTGGGCAAAGCCGCGCGGCACCATGAGGCGCAGGAAATTGTCCTCGGTCAACTCGATGCCGTACCATTTGCCGTAGGTCGGCGAACCGACGCGCAGGTCCACGGCCACGTCGAAGACCGCGCCGCGCACCACCCACACGAGTTTGGCCTGAGTGTTGGGCGGCCGCTGGTAGTGCAGTCCGCGCAACACGCCCCGGGGACCGGAGCGGGCATGGTTGTCCTGGACGAAATCATAGTCGAGACCGGCCGCGGCGTAAGCCTTGCGGCTGTGGGTTTCCAGAAAAAACCCTCGGTTGTCGCCGAAAACCCTGGGCTTTACGACCACAAGCCCGGGGATGCCGGTTTGTGACACCTCCACGAGGGACCTCCTGTTGCTAACAGTTTGCGTTTTTATGAAGTGAATGCCGCATGCCCTATCCCATTTCAGGGACGCGGACAACAGGCCCGGGCGGCCAGAGCGGCTGTTTCACCGGCCCTATACGAGCTTCTGACCAGGGGCGCGGCCACCATTTCGGCAATGCCCCGCTCCCGGCCGAGGGCGGCCAGGGCCTCGAACTCCCCGGGCGGCACGTAGCGGACCACCGGCAGGTTGCGGCGCGAGGGACGCAGGTACTGGCCGACCGTGACCACCCGGCAGCCGGCCCGGGCCAGATCGCCGAAGACCTCGGCCAGTTCGCCTTCCGTCTCGCCGAGCCCGACCATGAGGCCGCTTTTGACCACCGGCCCGCCCCGCCCGGCCGCCCGGGCCAGGAGCTCCAGGCTGCGGCCGTAGTCCGCCCCGGCCCGGGCCGTGGCATAGAGCCGGGGCACGGTCTCCACGTTGTGGTTGAGCACGTCCGGCCGGGCGTCGAGGACCAGGGCCAGGGCGTCCGGGTAGCCACGGAAATCCGGGATCAGGACCTCGATGGTGGTCCCGGGAGCGGCGGCGCGCACGGCCTGGATGGTGGCCGCGAAATGGGCCGCCCCGCCGTCCGGCAGGTCGTCGCGGGTGACCGAGGTCACCACCGCGTGGGTCAGTTGCAGCTCGGCCACGGCCGCGCCAAGGCGCTCCGGCTCCCCGGCATCGACCGGGTCCGGGGTCCCGGCCGCGATGTTGCAAAAGGCGCAGCCCCGGGTGCACACGCCGCCGAGGATCAGAAAGGTGGCCGTGCCCCGGGAGAAGCACTCGAAGATGTTCGGGCAGCGCGCCCCCCGGCACACGGTGCGAAGGCTCCCGGCGGCCACGGTGTGGGCCGTGGCCGCGAAGCCCGCGTCGGCCGGCAGGCGCACCCGCAGCCAGGGCGGCAGCCGGCCCGGGGCGGCTTCGGGTCTAGCGGCCTTTGGGTCGTCCATGTCCACTGTTCCTTTTGCCGGCCGGCCGGGCCGGCGGCCGTTTGGGCCTGTCCTCGCGCGGCCCCTGGCCGGACCGGGCCGGGCCCTGCCCGCCCTGCCCCGATCCGGACGGGCCGGAGGGACGGGCCGGACGGGGCGGACGAGCGGGCCGGGCCGGGCGAGCCGGACGCGGCCTGCCCTCGCCCTCCTCGGCCTCGCCGGGACGGGCGTCCCTGTCCCGCCGCGGATCGGGCCTGTCGGCCCCGTTGGGCCGCCTGGGCCGGCTGGGCTGGCGGGAGGACCTCGGCCCCCGGCCGCCGCCGCTGGCATCCCGGTCGGACCTGCTTTCCTTGTCTGGCCTGCCTTCCCTGTCTGGCCGGCCCGACTTGCCGGATCTGTCAGACGGGGCGGGTTTGGAATCGGGCCGGCCCGCCGCCGGGCGCCCGGGTGCCGGGGCGGCCGGGTCTCCGGCCAGCCGGACCCGGGGCGCGCCCGACTTGGCGTCCTGGGGGGCGTCCGGCGGCACGGCCACCTCGATCAGATCGCCCGGCCGGGGCGGACGGCCGTCCGGGGCCACCAGCACCACCAGCCCCTTGGCCGAACAGCCGTAGACCGCGCTCCCGGGCGCATCGGCCAGGGCAAAAGCCCCGGATACCACCCGGACCGCGTTCGGCCGGGCCACGGCCGGGCACTTCCTGGCCAGGAGAAAGGCCAGGCTCAGGCGCTCCTTGCCGAGTTCCGCCCGCTCGGACAGGGTCGAGAGCCAGGCCGGGGCCCCGGACAGCGACATGTTGAAATGGCACCAGGCCCGGGTGTGGCCCTCGGTCAGCGGACAGTCGTGGCCGTGGGGACAGGGGGCGAGAAGGCCAAGGCCCATCTCCACAAAAGCCTCGCGCATGCCGAGCAGGCACCGCCAGCCCAGCCGCGTGCCCGGCTCGATGACCAGGGCCCGGCCGCCCGGGGCCAGGGATTCGGCCAGCTGGGCGGCCAGCCGCTCCATGCGCGAATCGAGCGGCTCCCGGCCGGTGCCGCCGAGTTCGTTGGCCACGTTGACCATGGCCACCAGATCCGCGCCGTCGGCCAGGCCCTGCCAGTATTCGCCGCGAAGGAGTCTGATCCGCCAGGGCGCGTCGTCGCCGGCCGGATCGAAGCCGGCCAGGGACGTGAAAAGCGAGAGCCCGAGGTCCAGGGCCCGCCGGGACCGGTCCACGCACAGAAACCGCAGCTTTTTCCGGCGCAGGTCCGGCCGGGACAGCCACAGGGCCTGGACAAAGGTCAGGGGCCCGGAGCCGAGGTCGCAGACCAGGCCGTCCTCGGGCAAATCGAGGTCCAGGGCCGGCAGGAGCCGGGAAAGGCGCAGGAGGTTCCAGGGCAGGAAATACCAGGCATAGGCCGAAAGGATGCGGGGGTCGCTCAGGTAACCGGGCTTCGGCCCCCCTTCCCGCTCGGCGGTCAGGGACAGGGACAGGTCGCGGATGCTGCGCGGCAGCTGCCGCTCCAGGCCCGGCCGCAGGTTGAGGGCCCGGCGAAGCGCGGCCGGATAGGCGGCGAGCGCCGTGGTCGTCTCGGGAGAGAGCGGCGGGAAAAGCCGGGCCAGGGCCCGGGAACCGGGCGGGCGGGCGTCAGGGGACATAGGCAAACACCATCCTGCGGATAAAGGAATCGGACATGTCGTCGCCGGCGGCCAGGGGCACGATGGCCGTGCGTCCGGCCAGGGCGCCGGCCTCGTCCCGGGCCGAGGGGTCGGTCAGGAAAAGGGCCGCGCCCGCCAGGGACAGGTTGCCGGCCACGCGGGTCCGGGCGGCCAGGCCAGGCGGGAAAAACCCCAGGGTCTCCAGATCCCCGGGGGAAACCCGGGCCCCGAAGGCCCCGGCCAGATGCACCGCGGCCAGATGCGCGGTCGTGAGCCCGGCCGCGCCGAGCAGGGCCGAGACGGCCAGATTGGCAGCCGCCTTGACTTTGAGGAGCTCCTCCACGTCCGAGGCGTAAAGCCGGCAGCCGGCGGCCGCGAACACGGCCTCGCCGGCCTGCCGGACGACCTGCCGGCGCAGCCGTTCCCCCAGCGGGGTCGGGGCAGGGGTCTCGGCGAATCGGCCGTCCGTGTCAAGCACCCCCTGCTCCCTGAGGCGGGCCGCCAGGGACAGGTAGCCGGGTCCGGCAATGCCGCCCACCGGCCCGGGCGCCGCCCCGCCCTCGAAAAGGACGGCCACGAGGCCGGCCGGCGAGAGCTCGAAGGATACGGCCACGCCCGGCCCGGCCAGGGCCCCCTGGGACAGGCCCACGCCTTCGAGGGCCGGCCCCAGGGGCGCGCTTGCGGCCAGGAACCGGTCCGGCGCGAGGGCCAGGACCATCTCCGCGTTGGTGCCGAGATCGGCCAGGAGGAAAGGATAGGCGGGAGCCTGCCGCAAGAGGACCGTCAGGCCGGCGCTGATGTCGGCTCCGACAAAGGGGCCGAGAAGCGGCGGAATGTAGGCGGGCGGCAGGCCCCGGCCAAGGGCCGCCTCCTCCCCGGCCGCCCAGGCCAGGCCGTAAGGGGCCCGGGCCAGGCCGGCGAGCGGCTTGCCGCACAGGATCGACACCATGGCCGGATTGCCGGCCACACACAGGGCGGTGAGATTTGGGCCGGCCAGCTCGGCCTTTTCGGCCAGCACGTCGAGGACCAGCCCGCGCAGATACTCCCCGCCGCCCGGCAAAAGGGCGAAGGCCAGACGCGAGATGACCTCGCCGCCGGCCCCGAGCTGGGGATTGACGCCCCGGCCCTCGGCCAGGATCCGGCCGCCCGCCAGAGAGACGATCCGCCAGGCCAGGCCCGTGGTGCCGAGATCGACCGCCAGCCCGAAAGGGCCCGCCGCCTCCGGGTCGCGCGGGCGCGTTTCCAGATCGTAGGCCGGCGACGGGCCGGTGTCGGCCAGGGCCAGCCGCTCGCCGCCCCGGACCGGATGGAGGCAGGCCAGACGCCAGCCGCCGGCCAGGGCGGCGGGGTCCAGGCGGCGGGCCTCGGCGGCCAGGGGCGCGGGCGGGGGCGACAAAAAACGGACCCGGCACCGGCCGCACCGGCCAAGCCCGGCGCAAAGCGGCGCGCCCACGAAAAACCCGGCCCGGAACAGGGCCCGGGCCAGGGTATCTCCTAGGGCGGCCTGAATCAGACGCCCCGAACCGGCGGTTTCCACGAGGATTTCGAGTGCCATGGGAAAGACAGTCCTTCAAATCCCGGCAAAGGGCAATGGCAGCCAAAGGGCCACATTCTTTCAATTTATTAAAATATGAAAAGGGCCTTGACTTGGAAGTTCAATCCTTTTAGTCAGAGACCTACCTTTCGTAACAGCATCTGGCGATTTGGCACCTGATTCGCGTTCGTCAGCGCGCGACAGCTGCGGT encodes:
- a CDS encoding mannose-1-phosphate guanylyltransferase/mannose-6-phosphate isomerase gives rise to the protein MTATDTSASGSRYALILAGGSGTRLWPLSRTLLPKQLLALGGGETLLQATALRVVEAFDPDNVFVVTNEEHAFEVRSQLTTVLPEGAARVLAEPLARNTLPAILLGLEPIVDADPEAVVGVFPADHRIDDRDSWHAAMDQAVGLARDGWFVTFGIPPRSPETGYGYIHRGQPLEAGAYAVAGFTEKPDLATARKLLAGGEHYWNSGMFVFRADVFLAAVAAHAPAIFAWWTARHERPLAEGYCALPDVSVDYGVVEKLDRIAMVEAPFDWDDLGSWEALYRLGKKDGAECVIQGEVLALDCEGSLFISEGSSLAVAGVKDMIVIQTRDATLVCPVTEAQRVKDVVGALKSQGSKLIEAHVTVRRPWGSYTVLEGGPGYKIKRIEVPPAGRLSLQMHHHRTEHWVVVSGTALVQLGEEERLLTENQSIDIPKGTLHRLSNPGKLPVEIIEIQSGPYLEEDDIVRFDDVYGRKVGGKAGS
- the rfbC gene encoding dTDP-4-dehydrorhamnose 3,5-epimerase, producing the protein MEVSQTGIPGLVVVKPRVFGDNRGFFLETHSRKAYAAAGLDYDFVQDNHARSGPRGVLRGLHYQRPPNTQAKLVWVVRGAVFDVAVDLRVGSPTYGKWYGIELTEDNFLRLMVPRGFAHGYVTLTENAEFMYKVDAPYSPADDAGIAWNDPDIGVAWPVDVPVLSDKDARQPTLAAGGSPFVYVP
- the lipA gene encoding lipoyl synthase, whose amino-acid sequence is MDDPKAARPEAAPGRLPPWLRVRLPADAGFAATAHTVAAGSLRTVCRGARCPNIFECFSRGTATFLILGGVCTRGCAFCNIAAGTPDPVDAGEPERLGAAVAELQLTHAVVTSVTRDDLPDGGAAHFAATIQAVRAAAPGTTIEVLIPDFRGYPDALALVLDARPDVLNHNVETVPRLYATARAGADYGRSLELLARAAGRGGPVVKSGLMVGLGETEGELAEVFGDLARAGCRVVTVGQYLRPSRRNLPVVRYVPPGEFEALAALGRERGIAEMVAAPLVRSSYRAGETAALAARACCPRP
- a CDS encoding small ribosomal subunit Rsm22 family protein: MSPDARPPGSRALARLFPPLSPETTTALAAYPAALRRALNLRPGLERQLPRSIRDLSLSLTAEREGGPKPGYLSDPRILSAYAWYFLPWNLLRLSRLLPALDLDLPEDGLVCDLGSGPLTFVQALWLSRPDLRRKKLRFLCVDRSRRALDLGLSLFTSLAGFDPAGDDAPWRIRLLRGEYWQGLADGADLVAMVNVANELGGTGREPLDSRMERLAAQLAESLAPGGRALVIEPGTRLGWRCLLGMREAFVEMGLGLLAPCPHGHDCPLTEGHTRAWCHFNMSLSGAPAWLSTLSERAELGKERLSLAFLLARKCPAVARPNAVRVVSGAFALADAPGSAVYGCSAKGLVVLVAPDGRPPRPGDLIEVAVPPDAPQDAKSGAPRVRLAGDPAAPAPGRPAAGRPDSKPAPSDRSGKSGRPDREGRPDKESRSDRDASGGGRGPRSSRQPSRPRRPNGADRPDPRRDRDARPGEAEEGEGRPRPARPARPARPPRPARPSGPSGSGQGGQGPARSGQGPREDRPKRPPARPAGKRNSGHGRPKGR
- a CDS encoding ASKHA domain-containing protein, encoding MALEILVETAGSGRLIQAALGDTLARALFRAGFFVGAPLCAGLGRCGRCRVRFLSPPPAPLAAEARRLDPAALAGGWRLACLHPVRGGERLALADTGPSPAYDLETRPRDPEAAGPFGLAVDLGTTGLAWRIVSLAGGRILAEGRGVNPQLGAGGEVISRLAFALLPGGGEYLRGLVLDVLAEKAELAGPNLTALCVAGNPAMVSILCGKPLAGLARAPYGLAWAAGEEAALGRGLPPAYIPPLLGPFVGADISAGLTVLLRQAPAYPFLLADLGTNAEMVLALAPDRFLAASAPLGPALEGVGLSQGALAGPGVAVSFELSPAGLVAVLFEGGAAPGPVGGIAGPGYLSLAARLREQGVLDTDGRFAETPAPTPLGERLRRQVVRQAGEAVFAAAGCRLYASDVEELLKVKAAANLAVSALLGAAGLTTAHLAAVHLAGAFGARVSPGDLETLGFFPPGLAARTRVAGNLSLAGAALFLTDPSARDEAGALAGRTAIVPLAAGDDMSDSFIRRMVFAYVP